The region ATTCGGGCAATAGCCGCGGCTTCCGTGGTGGCTATGCCAGCTCGCGCCATTCCATCTCGGTGGCGCCTATTGCCGGGCGCGGTGCGAATATGCAGCGTGACGCTTGGTACAGCTCCATGCGCGACGCCAATGATCTGGCTTCGCCCGAGGCCATCGGCCGCTATGCCGCCGAGCGCGCCTTGTCGCGTTTGAAGTCGCGCCGTGTGGCCACGGCCGAGGTGCCGGTGCTGTTCGAGAACTCCGCTGCCGCCGGCATCTTGGGTGCCTTGGTGCAGGCCACCAGCGGCGGGGCGCTGTATCGCCGCGCCAGCTTTTTGCTCGACAGCCTGGGCAAGCCGGTGCTGGCCTCGCACATCGACATCGCCGAGGATCCGCATGAGCGCAAGGGCAAGGGCAGTTCGCCCTTCGACGACGAAGGCGTTACCACGCGTGCCCGCAAGGTGGTCGACGCCGGCGTTTTGCAAGGCTATTTCTTGTCCACTTACACAGCCCGCAAGCTGGGGCTAAAGACGACCGGCAATGCCGGTGGTTCGCACAATCTGCGCATGACCAGCCGCTTCACTGCGCCGGGCGATGACCTGCCCACCATGCTGCGCCGTCTGGGCACGGGCTTGTTCGTGACCGAGCTGATGGGGCAGGGCGTCAACTACGTCACCGGCGACTACTCGCGCGGCGCCAGCGGCTACTGGGTTGAGAACGGCGAGATCGCCTTCCCCGTGCATGAGGTGACGATTGCCGGCAGCCTGCCGGAGATGTTCCAAAACATCATCGGCATCGGCCGCGACACCTACACCATGGGCGGCAAGACGGTCGGCTCGCTGCTGATCAGCAAAATGAAACTCGCCGGCAGCTAAAGTTGATGGGCCGAGGGGCAGGGCGGGTTTGCCCCTGCGGAAGGGTGGAGAGGCTTCCCTAGAATCGTTGTGATAGAAAAACTCACAACCGATCAGGAGACCTTTCATGCAACGTCGATCCTTCGTTAGCCACGCCGGCCTGGCCGGTGTTCTGGCCGCCGGCGCCGCGCCCGCTGTGGTGCATGCGCAGACGGCCATCCGCTGGCGCCTGGCCTCGAGCTTCCCGAAGTCGCTGGACACGCTGTACGGCGCGGCCGAGCTCTTCGCCAAGAAGGTTGGCGAGATGAGCGGTGGCAAGTTCCAAATCTCCACCCATGCCGGCGGCGAGTTGATGCCGCCGGGCCAGGTGGTGGACGGCGTGCAAAGCGGCGCGGTCGAGATGGCGCATACGGCGCCCTATTATTTTTTCGGCAAGGACGAAACCTTCGCCCTGGGCTGCGCCATTCCCTTCGGGCTCAATAGCCGGCAAATGACGGCCTGGATGGTGGAGGGCAATGGCCTCAAGCTGATGCGCGAGTTCTACCGCGGCTACAACATCATCAATTTCCCCGGCGGTAATACCGGCGCGCAGATGGGCGGCTGGTTCCGCAAGGAAATCAAGTCGGTGGCGGATATGAAGGGCCTCAAGTTCCGCGTCGGCGGTTTCGCCGGGCGCATTTTGGAGCGCATGGGCACGGTGCCGCTGAATCTGCCGGGTGGCGAAATCTATTCGGCCCTGGAAAAGGGCACGGTGGACGCGGCCGAATGGGTGGGTCCTTACGACGACCAGAAACTGGGCTTCAACAAGGTGGCGCCTTTCTACGCCTACCCGGCTTGGTGGGAGGGCGGCCCGCAGGTGGACTTCTTCATCAACACCAAGTCCTTTGACAGCCTGCCCGCCGAGTACAAGGCCATCGTCGAGTGCGCCTCGGCCATGGTCCATGTGGATATGCAGGCCAAGTACGACGCCCGAAATCCTCAGGCGCTCAAGCAATTGGTGGGCTCGGGCACCAAGCTCTTCCCCTTCCCCAAGGACGTGATGGACATCGCGTTCAAGGAGTCGCAAGCGGTGTACGCTGAGTTGTCGGCCAAGAATCCGCGCTGGAAGAAGGTCTACGAAGACTTCGCCACCTTCCGCCGCGACCAGAACATCTGGTTCCGCTTCACCGAGGCGAAGTTCGACGACTTCATGCAGTCGCAAAAGCTCTAAGCAAGAGTGACCTAGATCAGGCCGGGCCGCACTAGTGCGGAACAGGCCTGATGGGTGGGGCGTCTTTTCAGG is a window of Paucibacter sp. KCTC 42545 DNA encoding:
- the pmbA gene encoding metalloprotease PmbA, which translates into the protein MPKLDLPSSPISPAQSAQSSAAGSGFAYRVEQFQELIEDVLAEAKRIGASDAGAEVSEGCGLSVSTRMGELENVERNRDKSLGISVYVGQRRGNASTSDFSPKALRDTVRAAFDIARFTAEDPVAGLPDPEDLSLDASARPELDLFHPWVIDAHEAAQIALRCEAATFATDKRITNSEGAAVSAQTSHFYSGNSRGFRGGYASSRHSISVAPIAGRGANMQRDAWYSSMRDANDLASPEAIGRYAAERALSRLKSRRVATAEVPVLFENSAAAGILGALVQATSGGALYRRASFLLDSLGKPVLASHIDIAEDPHERKGKGSSPFDDEGVTTRARKVVDAGVLQGYFLSTYTARKLGLKTTGNAGGSHNLRMTSRFTAPGDDLPTMLRRLGTGLFVTELMGQGVNYVTGDYSRGASGYWVENGEIAFPVHEVTIAGSLPEMFQNIIGIGRDTYTMGGKTVGSLLISKMKLAGS
- a CDS encoding TRAP transporter substrate-binding protein, whose protein sequence is MQRRSFVSHAGLAGVLAAGAAPAVVHAQTAIRWRLASSFPKSLDTLYGAAELFAKKVGEMSGGKFQISTHAGGELMPPGQVVDGVQSGAVEMAHTAPYYFFGKDETFALGCAIPFGLNSRQMTAWMVEGNGLKLMREFYRGYNIINFPGGNTGAQMGGWFRKEIKSVADMKGLKFRVGGFAGRILERMGTVPLNLPGGEIYSALEKGTVDAAEWVGPYDDQKLGFNKVAPFYAYPAWWEGGPQVDFFINTKSFDSLPAEYKAIVECASAMVHVDMQAKYDARNPQALKQLVGSGTKLFPFPKDVMDIAFKESQAVYAELSAKNPRWKKVYEDFATFRRDQNIWFRFTEAKFDDFMQSQKL